A genome region from Drosophila simulans strain w501 chromosome 2R, Prin_Dsim_3.1, whole genome shotgun sequence includes the following:
- the LOC6733813 gene encoding SPARC-related modular calcium-binding protein 2 isoform X2 yields the protein MLARCVLFVTWLAVSIATGKSDDQLMKLPACAAKQGECDDNEGPVCGTDGQTYPTRCHLLRAQCGGHQVSLKYSGSCNACLEAVKFARRQQERDPGYFVPRCRKDGNFAAMQCYGNNGCWCSDSQGRPIEDDNKQFRRKGKLRCRANRRDRRRLASHQIGYNPDTSASKGSSEAGSTAHRTCSKSDRSQFNTNLMRMFRNEAQSFFRQPSLSDSHILEWQFSKLDTNGNKLLDRQEIRELKKVLRRNVKPRRCGRTFGKYCDVIKDANLNWLEWSVCFTKEFHNLLNSKPETASQDLENDSNCWMDQSVTLEEQGHGGKSVLFVPQCLPDGRYQRIQCYSSTSTSYCWCVNEDTGKSIPGTSVKNKRPQCDESVAVRPMKGCTEPRKTQFLKELKAYLNTSLLPSSTTGTNSSMWKTDDERIATLSFVYLDKNKNKSWDRREWKNFRDLVTSASNLRRCGKKMPRYCDVNGDKKISLAEWLNCLQATPRESATTAKPAQSNETASPKFQGVNPVERYLKD from the exons ATGTTGGCGAGATGTGTTTTGTTCGTCACTTGGCTGGCGGTTTCCATCGCGACTGGAAAAAGTGACGATCAGTTG ATGAAGCTACCCGCCTGCGCCGCCAAACAGGGCGAGTGCGATGATAACGAGGGTCCCGTCTGCGGCACCGATGGCCAAACCTATCCCACCAGGTGTCATCTGCTGCGGGCGCAGTGCGGTGGCCACCAGGTGAGCCTCAAGTACAGCGGCTCCTGCAATG CATGTTTGGAGGCGGTGAAATTTGCCCGTCGTCAGCAGGAGCGAGATCCCGGGTACTTTGTGCCCAGGTGCAGGAAGGATGGCAACTTTGCGGCGATGCAGTGCTATGGGAACAACGGATGCTGGTGCAGCGACAGTCAGGGCAGGCCCATCGAGGATGATAATAAGCAATTCCGGCGGAAGGGAAAGCTGCGCTGCAGGGCCAATCGACGTGACCGACGCCGCCTGGCATCGCATCAGATTGGCTACAATCCGGATACATCTGCGTCCAAAGGCAGTTCGGAGGCGGGATCTACAGCCCACCGGACTTGCAGCAAGTCCGATCGGTCGCAATTCAACACCAACCTGATGAGGATGTTTAGGAACGAGGCTCAGAGCTTTTTCCGCCAGCCATCTCTATCGGATTCCCACATCCTGGAGTGGCAGTTCTCCAAGCTGGACACGAATGGCAACAAGTTGCTCGATCGCCAGGAGATTCGGGAGCTGAAGAAGGTGCTCCGGCGG AACGTTAAACCTCGTCGTTGTGGACGGACCTTTGGCAAATACTGTGATGTCATCAAGGATGCCAACCTCAATTGGTTGGAATGGAGCGTCTGCTTCACCAAGGAGTTTCACAACC TGCTCAACTCAAAGCCAGAGACGGCGAGCCAGGATTTGGAGAATGACTCCAACTGCTGGATGGATCAGTCGGTCACGCTGGAGGAGCAAGGC CACGGCGGAAAGAGCGTTCTATTTGTGCCGCAGTGCCTTCCGGATGGTCGCTATCAGCGCATTCAGTGCTACTCCTCCACGTCCACTTCGTACTGCTGGTGCGTCAACGAGGATACGGGAAAGAGCATACCGGGCACATCGGTGAAGAACAAGCGGCCTCAGTGTGACGAGAGTGTGGCCGTGCGACCCATGAAGGGATGCACCGAGCCGCGCAAGACGCAGTTCCTCAAAGAGCTGAAGGCCTACCTCAACACCTCTCTTCTGCCCAGCAGCACCACCGG TACGAATTCTAGCATGTGGAAGACAGACGATGAGCGAATCGCCACTCTGAGCTTTGTCTATCTGGACAAGAACAAGAATAAGTCGTGGGATCGTCGAGAGTGGAAGAACTTTCGCGATCTGGTTACCAGTGCAAG CAACCTGCGCAGATGCGGCAAGAAGATGCCGCGCTACTGCGACGTCAATGGTGACAAAAAGATCTCGCTGGCCGAGTGGCTCAACTGCCTGCAAGCAACTCCGCGGGAAAGTGCCACCACGGCCAAGCCGGCACAGTCAA ATGAGACCGCCAGTCCAAAGTTTCAAGGTGTGAATCCGGTGGAGCGATATCTGAAAGATTAA
- the LOC6733813 gene encoding SPARC-related modular calcium-binding protein 2 isoform X1, whose product MLARCVLFVTWLAVSIATGKSDDQLMKLPACAAKQGECDDNEGPVCGTDGQTYPTRCHLLRAQCGGHQVSLKYSGSCNACLEAVKFARRQQERDPGYFVPRCRKDGNFAAMQCYGNNGCWCSDSQGRPIEDDNKQFRRKGKLRCRANRRDRRRLASHQIGYNPDTSASKGSSEAGSTAHRTCSKSDRSQFNTNLMRMFRNEAQSFFRQPSLSDSHILEWQFSKLDTNGNKLLDRQEIRELKKVLRRNVKPRRCGRTFGKYCDVIKDANLNWLEWSVCFTKEFHNRSAVVNLLASSAATAPPHSTHYSIHNTNVNGHHRGHTNTIGTGVNPHSYSEDASGSEEHEDNYEDGATGYGGEEDDSQGADLPSSRTHIPSLYMLNSKPETASQDLENDSNCWMDQSVTLEEQGHGGKSVLFVPQCLPDGRYQRIQCYSSTSTSYCWCVNEDTGKSIPGTSVKNKRPQCDESVAVRPMKGCTEPRKTQFLKELKAYLNTSLLPSSTTGTNSSMWKTDDERIATLSFVYLDKNKNKSWDRREWKNFRDLVTSASNLRRCGKKMPRYCDVNGDKKISLAEWLNCLQATPRESATTAKPAQSNETASPKFQGVNPVERYLKD is encoded by the exons ATGTTGGCGAGATGTGTTTTGTTCGTCACTTGGCTGGCGGTTTCCATCGCGACTGGAAAAAGTGACGATCAGTTG ATGAAGCTACCCGCCTGCGCCGCCAAACAGGGCGAGTGCGATGATAACGAGGGTCCCGTCTGCGGCACCGATGGCCAAACCTATCCCACCAGGTGTCATCTGCTGCGGGCGCAGTGCGGTGGCCACCAGGTGAGCCTCAAGTACAGCGGCTCCTGCAATG CATGTTTGGAGGCGGTGAAATTTGCCCGTCGTCAGCAGGAGCGAGATCCCGGGTACTTTGTGCCCAGGTGCAGGAAGGATGGCAACTTTGCGGCGATGCAGTGCTATGGGAACAACGGATGCTGGTGCAGCGACAGTCAGGGCAGGCCCATCGAGGATGATAATAAGCAATTCCGGCGGAAGGGAAAGCTGCGCTGCAGGGCCAATCGACGTGACCGACGCCGCCTGGCATCGCATCAGATTGGCTACAATCCGGATACATCTGCGTCCAAAGGCAGTTCGGAGGCGGGATCTACAGCCCACCGGACTTGCAGCAAGTCCGATCGGTCGCAATTCAACACCAACCTGATGAGGATGTTTAGGAACGAGGCTCAGAGCTTTTTCCGCCAGCCATCTCTATCGGATTCCCACATCCTGGAGTGGCAGTTCTCCAAGCTGGACACGAATGGCAACAAGTTGCTCGATCGCCAGGAGATTCGGGAGCTGAAGAAGGTGCTCCGGCGG AACGTTAAACCTCGTCGTTGTGGACGGACCTTTGGCAAATACTGTGATGTCATCAAGGATGCCAACCTCAATTGGTTGGAATGGAGCGTCTGCTTCACCAAGGAGTTTCACAACC GTAGTGCTGTCGTAAATCTTCTGGCGAGCAGTGCAGCCACCGCCCCACCACACTCCACGCACTACAGCATCCACAACACCAACGTCAATGGCCACCACCGAGGTCACACCAATACCATTGGTACTGGAGTTAATCCACACTCATATTCCGAGGATGCGAGTGGCAGTGAGGAGCACGAGGACAACTACGAGGACGGTGCAACGGGCTACGGCGGTGAAGAGGACGACTCGCAAGGAGCAGATCTGCCCAGTTCACGAACGCATATCCCATCATTATATA TGCTCAACTCAAAGCCAGAGACGGCGAGCCAGGATTTGGAGAATGACTCCAACTGCTGGATGGATCAGTCGGTCACGCTGGAGGAGCAAGGC CACGGCGGAAAGAGCGTTCTATTTGTGCCGCAGTGCCTTCCGGATGGTCGCTATCAGCGCATTCAGTGCTACTCCTCCACGTCCACTTCGTACTGCTGGTGCGTCAACGAGGATACGGGAAAGAGCATACCGGGCACATCGGTGAAGAACAAGCGGCCTCAGTGTGACGAGAGTGTGGCCGTGCGACCCATGAAGGGATGCACCGAGCCGCGCAAGACGCAGTTCCTCAAAGAGCTGAAGGCCTACCTCAACACCTCTCTTCTGCCCAGCAGCACCACCGG TACGAATTCTAGCATGTGGAAGACAGACGATGAGCGAATCGCCACTCTGAGCTTTGTCTATCTGGACAAGAACAAGAATAAGTCGTGGGATCGTCGAGAGTGGAAGAACTTTCGCGATCTGGTTACCAGTGCAAG CAACCTGCGCAGATGCGGCAAGAAGATGCCGCGCTACTGCGACGTCAATGGTGACAAAAAGATCTCGCTGGCCGAGTGGCTCAACTGCCTGCAAGCAACTCCGCGGGAAAGTGCCACCACGGCCAAGCCGGCACAGTCAA ATGAGACCGCCAGTCCAAAGTTTCAAGGTGTGAATCCGGTGGAGCGATATCTGAAAGATTAA
- the LOC6733814 gene encoding GPI ethanolamine phosphate transferase 1, with protein sequence MWIAYALVIHVLLLGSIFVIYFRSPVITGLTPQKHLEYYGLEPPANRLVLIVTDGFRADSFFEENCRYVPNLRKIFLREGVVGVSRTRVPTETRPGHITLIAGLYEDPSAVLRGWKSNPIDFDTVFNRSSQTYAWGANDVLNVFSHVSNGGEINLRFYNHDLDFSPGYDAYEQDEWVFKRVKLLLQQKREALQRAKNVVFFLHLLGLDTAGHVHKPGAPKFRQTLEKTERGVYAIYQEFERVFPDKRTAYLLTADHGMTDSGAHGAGSPHETDTPFVLWGAGASRVVPNPGGRTFMPNNEGPAMPLHELEQAQLTPLMSALLGLAPPMNNFGTLPVGYMNVSKEYEAMAAHVNALQLLEQYVALQKEHKKGFFADILLEYDVLSAEAIKRYKDTIVQLQKKREYSLCIGKSQVIMSQALEGIDYYHGYYRRVLLLSTTSTFLGWMFYIYRLLSRNRASKVELVLERRNKIVRVSIGSSVIVLVICLLSQGTPLDISFYLLLPYFVWLKALQPWNINFYSSPASAYSVPALQTSMWQIMLLIACAELMVFTFFERRLIALSFCVFACYNSWENFQSKSRDFFSWLALVLILSCFPLLPLSVGYQNGYLLGAGVIVIFTNAFWISKSRLSYRNHTTYCNGLILLQTILCAYLHSNGINIPIPLKLASWFYLVYAFTSILLSKESRLDLRLAQIGFNLGSLYATLCTSYEAVFVQLLTIELNISLRAQSARAERSVLRLAFTLLLYTFFSLFGSGNIASISSFDPNIARCYLSHFAPFVIMGLVLVKLLVPVVLIMSVIYANSEFVRQHEEQIFICLLLVCDVMGLNFLFLVRNQGSWLDIGTSISHFVIMEVTTLVMLLIFHTTKQLLRVIPWEEIDFKMLPLRLIHWDVISAKHH encoded by the exons ATGTGGATTGCTTACGCCCTGGTGATCCACGTACTGCTTCTAGGCTCAATTTTCGTGATCTACTTCCGCTCGCCGGTGATCACGGGCCTTACTCCGCAGAAGCATCTTGAATATTACGGCTTGGAGCCACCGGCGAATCGTTTAGTGCTGATCGTGACCGACGGATTCCGCGCCGACTCCTTCTTTGAGGAGAACTGCCGCTATGTGCCCAACCTGCGCAAGATCTTCTTGCGGGAGGGCGTTGTGGGCGTGTCACGCACTCGTGTGCCAACGGAAACCCGTCCCGGACACATCACCTTAATTGCCGGACTCTACGAGGATCCATCGGCAGTGTTGCGCGGCTGGAAAAGTAATCCCATCGATTTCGACACCGTATTCAACCGGAGCTCACAGACTTACGCATGGGGAGCGAACGATGTTCTCAATGTGTTTTCCCATGTGTCTAACGGCGGCGAAATAAATCTCCGGTTCTACAACCACGATCTGGACTTTTCGCCAGGCTACGATGCCTACGAGCAGGACGAGTGGGTGTTCAAAAGGGTGAAGTTGTTGCTCCAGCAGAAGAGAGAAGCCCTGCAGCGGGCAAAGAATGTCGTGTTCTTTCTGCACCTCCTTGGACTGGACACCGCTGGACATGTCCACAAGCCAGGCGCCCCAAAGTTTCGACAGACCTTGGAAAAGACGGAAAGAGGTGTTTACGCAATATACCAGGAATTCGAGCGGGTGTTTCCCGATAAGCGAACTGCTTACTTGTTGACCGCGGATCATGGAATGACGGATTCAG gtGCCCACGGTGCTGGTTCACCCCATGAGACGGACACCCCTTTTGTGCTCTGGGGTGCCGGAGCGTCAAGGGTCGTTCCCAATCCTGGAGGGCGGACATTTATGCCCAACAATGAAGGTCCTGCAATGCCACTGCACGAATTGGAGCAAGCCCAGCTTACACCCCTGATGTCCGCCTTGTTGGGTCTCGCACCGCCAATGAACAACTTTGGGACGTTGCCAGTGGGTTACATGAATGTCAGCAAGGAATACGAGGCAATGGCTGCCCATGTAAACGCACTGCAGCTACTGGAACAGTATGTGGCCCTGCAGAAGGAGCATAAAAAGGGATTTTTCGCGGATATTTTGCTCGAGTATGATGTTTTAAGCGCCGAAGCAATCAAACGATACAAGGATACTATTGTTCAGCTGCAGAAGAAGCGGGAGTATTCACTTTGCATAGGCAAGAGCCAAGTCATCATGTCGCAAGCCCTTGAGGGCATCGATTACTATCACGGATACTACCGTAGAGTGCTTTTACTGAGCACCACTTCCACCTTCCTGGGATGGATGTTCTACATCTACCGCCTCCTGTCTAGGAACAGGGCCAGTAAAGTGGAGTTGGTCCTCGAAAGGAGGAACAAAATAGTCAGAGTGAGCATAGGAAGTTCTGTGATCGTGCTCGTTATTTGTTTGCTGAGCCAAGGAACACCACTGGATATATCCTTTTATCTGCTGCTTCCATATTTCGTTTGGCTTAAGGCCTTGCAGCCTTGGAACATCAACTTCTATTCATCGCCAGCTTCAGCGTATAGTGTGCCGGCCCTGCAGACCTCAATGTGGCAGATTATGTTACTCATCGCTTGCGCGGAGCTAATGGTTTTTACCTTCTTCGAGCGCCGCCTGATCGCGCTGAGCTTCTGCGTCTTTGCCTGCTACAATAGCTGGGAAAATTTTCAATCGAAATCCAGGGATTTCTTCTCCTGGCTGGCATTGGTCCTGATTCTGTCATGCTttccgctgctgccgctgtcaGTGGGCTACCAAAATGGATACCTGCTAGGAGCTGGAGTTATAGTCATTTTTACAAACGCATTTTGGATTTCTAAGTCGAGATTAAGCTACAGGAATCACACAACGTACTGTAATGGCCTGATACTGCTGCAAACCATATTGTGTGCTTATCTCCACTCAAACGGCATTAATATACCAATTCCATTGAAGTTGGCTAGCTGGTTCTACCTGGTATATGCCTTTACATCTATATTGCTGAGCAAAGAATCAAGACTGGATTTGCGTCTCGCCCAGATTGGCTTCAATTTGGGATCTCTCTACGCAACACTGTGTACGTCCTATGAGGCTGTGTTCGTTCAGTTGCTGACTATAGAGCTGAATATCTCGTTGAGGGCTCAAAGTGCGCGGGCAGAGAGATCAGTGCTCCGTCTGGCCTTCACCCTGCTATTGTACACCTTCTTTTCGCTCTTTGGATCCGGAAACATAGCGTCGATCAGCTCCTTTGATCCGAACATCGCTCGCTGCTACCTCAGTCACTTTGCTCCCTTTGTGATTATGGGTCTGGTGCTAGTGAAACTACTTGTGCCTGTGGTGCTTATCATGTCGGTGATCTATGCCAACAGCGAGTTTGTACGCCAGCATGAGGAGCAGATCTTCATCTGTCTGCTGCTCGTTTGCGATGTAATGGGCCTGAACTTCCTATTCCTGGTACGCAACCAGGGCTCCTGGCTGGACATCGGTACGTCCATATCACACTTCGTTATCATGGAAGTAACCACGCTGGTGATGCTCCTGATCTTTCATACCACGAAGCAGCTGCTTCGAGTGATTCCTTGGGAGGAAATAGACTTCAAAATGTTGCCGCTGCGGTTAATCCACTGGGATGTGATCAGCGCCAAACATCACTAG
- the LOC6733815 gene encoding 39S ribosomal protein L42, mitochondrial, translating to MSAARLYGGFRLFSSSAVQRNAVGGKSLVEAVAVTKNGRTIVAWHPDTPVPYENTLPLPKISEIQSSAVVKESALKTAMRAFKSKHPEVARQELMQLTHTTKHRWFPRARDKKAKQTPMDRPYL from the coding sequence ATGTCAGCGGCACGTTTATACGGAGGATTTCGTTTATTTTCCTCGAGCGCCGTGCAGCGCAATGCCGTCGGTGGCAAGAGCCTGGTGGAGGCCGTGGCAGTGACCAAAAATGGACGCACCATTGTGGCTTGGCATCCGGACACACCAGTTCCCTACGAGAACACCCTGCCGCTGCCAAAGATCAGCGAGATTCAGAGCTCGGCGGTGGTTAAGGAATCGGCTCTGAAGACGGCGATGCGTGCCTTTAAGAGCAAACATCCAGAAGTGGCTCGCCAGGAGCTGATGCAGCTGACCCACACGACTAAGCACCGCTGGTTTCCACGCGCCCGCGACAAGAAGGCCAAGCAAACGCCGATGGACCGGCCGTACCTATAG